CCCTGCTGATGACCCGGTTGACCAGGTAGCCGGCCAGGGGCACGTTGTACCGGGCGAAGAGACCGGCAGCCTTCTCCGTGTCCACGATGGTCATCTCCTCGGGATTGACCACGAAGAAAAAGGCGGTCTTGCGGGTGTCCGTCATGATCTTGGAAGACATCCCGATCCGCTCCTTGATGTACATCAGTTCATTGTAGATCTGGTCTTCTTCACTTTCTTCTTCACGCTTCATGGTGGAGATGGCCTTGTCATACTCGCGCATCTGCTCCCTCAGTGTGGTAATCTTTTCCAGCCAGGCATCATAGATGGAGGCCATGCTGAGATAATAAAGGGCATGCCCAAGGGGCACCAGGTCATAAATGTAGTAGTCGAAGTCGGCCTTTACGACTATGTCCACCACCGCGTCGAAGATGGCACTCTCCTCCATGGCGGGTTCCGCCGAAGATGCCTTGATGTAACTGTCGATCTCCTCTGGGATCTGCTTCATACCGTACATGTCCAGGATTTTCCGTCTGATCTCGTCCTGGTAATCTTGAATCCGCCTGTCAGCATCCACTTCACAGGCATAAAGGTTCGGCATGATTTCAATGTTTCCCTTGCCGAAAATATCCCTTTCGAAAATGTCGCTGAGGGAGGCCTGGGGATCCACGGAAAAAACCAGAACCCTCTTCCCCTTCTTGGCCAGGTAGTAAGCCGTCGCAGCAGAAAAGGTGGTCTTCCCGAGACCACCCTTTCCCCCGTACATGATGTACCTACGCTCGGGAAATTTCTCGAAAACATCCGCA
The genomic region above belongs to Deltaproteobacteria bacterium and contains:
- a CDS encoding TRC40/GET3/ArsA family transport-energizing ATPase, translating into MSLADVFEKFPERRYIMYGGKGGLGKTTFSAATAYYLAKKGKRVLVFSVDPQASLSDIFERDIFGKGNIEIMPNLYACEVDADRRIQDYQDEIRRKILDMYGMKQIPEEIDSYIKASSAEPAMEESAIFDAVVDIVVKADFDYYIYDLVPLGHALYYLSMASIYDAWLEKITTLREQMREYDKAISTMKREEESEEDQIYNELMYIKERIGMSSKIMTDTRKTAFFFVVNPEEMTIVDTEKAAGLFARYNVPLAGYLVNRVISRDLLDENIPAYLRNRIEMQARGLALIEEKFGSAVLSRVPEFDSEIKGLDAIKKLAEVMFEEKLS